Proteins co-encoded in one Streptomyces roseochromogenus subsp. oscitans DS 12.976 genomic window:
- a CDS encoding PQQ-binding-like beta-propeller repeat protein: MTQPPPPPPNQPPQQGGFGPPNPQQPPQPAQPPQPQQPPQPPQPQPGYGYPQAAPAPQPPQPPQPGYGYPGGQQPPYGQQLPAQGQQPPAYGYPGQPQNPYAQPAQPGYGYPGQPPTAPMHPQPGQSGGGRNNTTLLIVVAAVVAIALIVAGGFWYANSSGGGDKTHDAASSSGGTGGKNGSGGGTGGTGGKEKVPANPAAHVLFQVPLPTADGAVSTAGSWLTDKVYAKSGLAEIVGYDPVKGTKLWTIPLPGPVCAASPHATADGKTAIVYQPKWNTKKNIAGCTQISAIDLNAGKKLWTQSVKSGDSPINYQNVTVAQRTVAVGDSNGAAAFDIDSDKPLWLPKPGDNCYDAGYGGGDKLVAVRKCGDSANGQLLIQTLDPKTGKVISEYKMDSGIQYASIVSTDPLVVAADVGDSAGDGSEVSDYFSIDSKTGKLLAHISAPGKTYGGKCDGIYRIEACKSIVAGNGKLYVPTEEHDGSGGALNSTNEIVSFDLNTGKPTGQRLEAGDGYLLSPLRMDGGNLIAYKKPPYDKGGQVVSIDGGSFKATKLLENPALDDAQNAEANMLPEDSEILFGDGRLYMSQIYAKEKGWSSDGKEDLAVAYGTNG, encoded by the coding sequence ATGACCCAGCCGCCCCCTCCGCCGCCGAACCAGCCCCCGCAGCAGGGCGGTTTCGGCCCCCCGAACCCGCAGCAGCCGCCCCAGCCGGCTCAGCCACCTCAGCCGCAGCAGCCTCCGCAGCCCCCTCAGCCGCAGCCCGGCTATGGCTACCCGCAGGCCGCACCGGCCCCGCAGCCACCGCAGCCTCCGCAGCCGGGTTACGGCTACCCCGGCGGGCAGCAGCCCCCGTACGGCCAGCAGCTCCCGGCCCAGGGCCAGCAGCCGCCGGCGTACGGCTACCCCGGCCAGCCGCAGAACCCGTACGCGCAGCCCGCGCAGCCGGGTTATGGCTATCCGGGCCAGCCTCCGACCGCGCCGATGCATCCGCAGCCGGGGCAGAGCGGCGGCGGGCGGAACAACACCACGCTGCTCATCGTCGTCGCGGCGGTCGTGGCCATCGCGCTGATCGTCGCCGGCGGCTTCTGGTACGCCAACTCCTCCGGAGGCGGCGACAAGACGCACGACGCCGCCTCCTCCAGCGGCGGCACCGGCGGCAAGAACGGCAGCGGCGGCGGCACCGGGGGCACGGGCGGCAAGGAGAAGGTGCCGGCCAACCCCGCGGCCCACGTGCTGTTCCAGGTCCCGCTGCCCACCGCGGACGGCGCGGTCAGCACCGCGGGTTCGTGGCTGACGGACAAGGTCTACGCCAAGAGCGGCCTCGCCGAGATCGTCGGCTACGACCCGGTCAAGGGCACCAAGTTGTGGACGATCCCGCTGCCCGGCCCGGTCTGTGCGGCCAGCCCGCACGCCACGGCCGACGGCAAGACCGCGATCGTCTACCAGCCGAAGTGGAACACGAAGAAGAACATCGCCGGGTGCACACAGATCTCCGCGATCGATCTCAACGCGGGCAAAAAGCTGTGGACACAGTCGGTCAAGTCCGGTGATTCTCCTATCAATTACCAGAATGTGACGGTCGCTCAGCGCACCGTTGCGGTCGGCGACAGCAACGGCGCCGCCGCCTTCGACATCGACTCGGACAAGCCGCTGTGGCTGCCGAAGCCGGGCGACAACTGCTACGACGCGGGCTACGGCGGTGGCGACAAGCTGGTCGCGGTGCGCAAATGCGGTGACTCCGCCAACGGACAGCTGCTCATCCAGACGCTCGACCCGAAGACTGGGAAGGTGATCTCCGAGTACAAGATGGACTCGGGCATCCAGTACGCCTCCATCGTCTCCACCGACCCGCTGGTGGTGGCCGCCGACGTGGGCGACAGCGCCGGTGACGGCAGTGAGGTCTCGGACTACTTCTCCATCGACAGCAAGACCGGCAAGCTGCTCGCCCACATTTCCGCGCCGGGCAAGACCTACGGCGGCAAGTGCGACGGCATCTACCGCATCGAGGCCTGCAAGTCGATCGTCGCGGGCAACGGCAAGCTGTACGTGCCGACCGAGGAGCACGACGGCAGCGGCGGCGCACTGAACAGCACCAACGAGATCGTCTCCTTCGACCTGAACACCGGCAAGCCGACCGGCCAGCGCCTGGAGGCCGGCGACGGCTATCTGCTGAGCCCGCTGCGCATGGACGGCGGCAACCTGATCGCCTACAAGAAGCCGCCGTACGACAAGGGCGGGCAGGTCGTCAGCATCGACGGCGGGTCCTTCAAGGCGACCAAGCTGCTGGAGAACCCGGCCCTGGACGACGCGCAGAATGCGGAGGCCAACATGCTGCCGGAGGACTCGGAGATCCTCTTCGGCGACGGGCGTCTGTACATGTCGCAGATCTACGCCAAGGAGAAGGGCTGGTCGTCGGACGGCAAGGAGGATCTGGCGGTCGCCTACGGCACGAACGGCTGA
- a CDS encoding helix-turn-helix transcriptional regulator, whose amino-acid sequence MGVRLMVVDDHRLLAEALASALKLRGHRVLAAAAPAAGAADLVIARAPEVCLLGTAAPAEPGAFDPVAKIKRERPQVAVVVLGPVPSPRGIAAAFAAGASGYVRHDERIEGVERAIMKARSGEAAVAPQLLQGAFGELLNPSAQPDDEAQRLLRMLTPREVEVLVRVADGEDTRLIAAGMGIAPSTARTHVQRVLMKLGVGSRLEAAALAARTGLLDRAGPLNPGSE is encoded by the coding sequence ATGGGAGTACGGCTCATGGTCGTCGACGACCACCGCCTGCTCGCGGAGGCGCTGGCGTCGGCGCTGAAGCTGCGCGGGCACCGGGTGCTCGCCGCGGCGGCGCCGGCCGCGGGTGCGGCGGACCTGGTGATCGCGCGCGCGCCGGAGGTGTGTCTGCTGGGCACGGCGGCGCCGGCCGAACCGGGTGCGTTCGACCCGGTGGCGAAGATCAAGCGGGAGCGGCCGCAGGTGGCGGTGGTGGTGCTCGGGCCCGTGCCGTCGCCGCGGGGTATCGCGGCGGCGTTCGCCGCGGGAGCCTCGGGGTACGTGCGGCACGACGAGCGGATAGAGGGGGTCGAGCGGGCGATCATGAAGGCGCGGTCGGGGGAGGCCGCGGTGGCTCCGCAGTTGCTGCAGGGGGCGTTCGGGGAGCTGCTCAATCCGTCGGCCCAGCCGGATGACGAGGCTCAGCGGTTGCTGCGCATGCTGACGCCCCGGGAGGTGGAGGTGCTGGTGCGGGTGGCCGACGGGGAGGACACGCGGCTGATCGCGGCCGGGATGGGGATCGCGCCGAGTACGGCGCGGACGCATGTGCAGCGGGTGCTGATGAAGCTGGGGGTGGGGTCGCGCCTGGAGGCGGCGGCGCTGGCCGCGCGGACGGGTCTCCTGGACCGAGCGGGACCCCTGAACCCCGGTTCCGAATAA